CGCCGAGTTCGACGAcctggtggcggccggcgaggcgtcCAGGGCCGTGTCCCGCCCGTGGCGCGACATCCTCCGCCGCAAGCACCGGCCGCAGCTGGTGATGGCGGTGGCGATCCCTCTGTTCCAGCAGCTCACAGGAATCAACGTCATCATGTTCTACGCGCCCGTGCTCTTCAAGACGCTGGGCTTCGGCGGCAGCGCGTCGCTCATGTCGGCGGTGATCACCGGCCTCGTCAACCTCGCCTCCACCCTCGTCTCGGTGTTCACCGTGGACCGCGTCGGCCGGCGCGCGCTGCTCCTGGAGGGCGGCGCCCAGATGCTGGCGGGGCAGCTGGCCGTGGGCGCCCTCATCGGAGCCAAGTTCGGGTGGAGCGGCGTGGCCACGATCCCGCCGGGGTacgcggcggccgtggtggtAGTCATGTGCGCCTACGTGGCTGGCTTCGCGTGGTCGTGGGGCCCGCTAGGGTGGCTGGTGCCCAGCGAGGTGATGCCGCTGGAGGTGCGCCCGGCGGGGCAGAGCATCACCGTCGCCGTCAACATGCTCATGACCTTCGCCGTCGCGCAGGCCTTCCTCCCCATGCTGTGCCGCCTCAAGTtcgtgctcttcttcttcttcgccgcctGCGTCGTGGTCATGACGCTCTTCGTCGCCTTCTTCCTGCCGGAGACCAAGAGCGTGCCCATCGAGGACATGGCCGGCGTCTGGAAGTCGCATTGGTACTGGAAGCGGTTTGTCAAcgacggcgaggacgccgacggCAGGGGAGACGTCGAGATGGGTATACTAGCTTAGCGTAGTTAGGTTTTTTTAGCTAGAATTTATCAATTTAAATCAGGATCGAGCGTGTGTTCTACTGTTCATAGGTACAGGAGTATAGAGTAGCTGCTACCTATATTTTACTTTGTTAAGTTGAATACTTGTACTATGTTCATTGAATTTTAATAAAGATACATTTTAAGCATCTCCATGCTGATCCCAATTTCCCGATCCAACTACATATTGAGAGAGTTTGTATCAAAATTGCACTCCAGCATATTCCTTttatctttctcttttctcaatAATTATTAGGACAAACCAATAATCCGTCCCAACTCTCACGAAATAGAGGGAGAGTTGAAGCTCTCCCAAAACAGTAATTGGCTTGGGATAAGATTATTTGGCAATAACCATGAAAGAATAGTTGGAGTATGGGAAACATTTATTGAGGAACCGGTGGAGATGCTACCTTTTCTCCTTACGCAATCACATACTCCTATTTAGCAAAAGGGATCCCTTAGCAAAAGTGATTCCACAATGAGCGCTATTACATACACAACTAGTTTGTCCAAAGGGGGAGTAGATTTATTAATATAGCTACTAAACAAATTCGCAAATATGCTAGCAACTATATATATCATAAATGGGCTAATGAATGAATTCTCCAGAAAATATTGTTCTAATTAATACAGGGTGCTAGTTCTCCTGAAAATGTGATCTAGCAGCCTTAGCCTTGagccttgtgaaaaattctctTCAATTGTGATCTAGGATCATGTATCGTACCTTCAACCAAACAAATGTACGATCACAAAGCCGATTTCAAGTCATGACACACATATCCGATTTGTGATTGCAATAACACTTTCCTAAAAAACGATTACAATAACTCAAACATATCATGTAACAAATCGAAGAGATGCCTAACCTGTTGGTGCCCATGAAAGCAGAATGCATCAAGCAGAAAATATCGTTCCTGTGCATGTCTGTTTTAAGTTCGAACCATACACACATAAGACTATATATAACAGAGAATAGTAGTGTCAAAAACTCCAAAGTGTCACCACTAACCATGCCAGCCTGAAAGGCACAATGgctgttcccaaaaaaaaagaaaaaaaaaagaaaggcacaATGGCTAAATAAACACCCTATATGGTCCTCAGCAGGGACTGCAGGAGTGCAGGTGTGACTTGAACACCTTCTGTTAGAAAGGTTACCGGTGTCAAGAGGAAGAATGACATGACTGTGACTACTGAGAAAAAATTAATGGCGCCCAGAGATCCCTGGTCAGAAGAGGGGTTAGAGTAGTGGACATAAGATTGAGGAACTAGCAAATGAATTCATAACTGATCATTGAAGAAAGTTGCAGGTTGGTTATGCGGTTACCCTCATCACATTCCTTGACTGGAAGACCGCAATTGAAACGAGACACAATACAACCAACGGAATAAGTAACTGCAAATTGATAGAGATGTTCATGAGCGGTagcaaaaaagaaggaaaaatatATGTTGGACAGAGATCGAAATCACCTGACCGAGGAAGATTGGAACGAGAACCGGATAGGTAGCAGGCTTCAGCTCCCTGTGAGCCTTGTCGACATGTGTAAATGACACCGCAACCTTCCCGGGGCTCATGTTTGTGAAAACATTGGCCATGGTATGGACAATAGCTAGAGGGAGGATAGCAGAAAGCTGGGAAAACAAGAGCGTACATACAATTGCAACAGAGAGGTAAGCTTTGAAGCAATAATATATACTCCCCTCCTTTCCATATTGTAAGTCATTCAAActttcttggagagtcaaaacatTTTAAGTTTAACAAGTTTATACAATAAATTACTAAAATTTGTAATACCAAATAAGTAGATCTTTATTAAACATAAtttcatagtatatctattCGGTGCTTTAGATCTTTGTAATTTCTTCTACTTAGTATAATTTtagttaaatataaaaatagtttGATTCTTTAAGAAAGTTGGATTAATTTACAATTTGAAACAGAGGGGTACAATATGTAAGCTAGTTCACCAAATTAAAGGAAGAAAAGACAAATGAATTAGTAATATTTACCTGTGCACCGGACACCATTGGTCTTTTAAGGATACCGGTGTTCCACATGAGCAAAGCGACTAGAGTTCCAACGGCGAACTGCACCGCCGTGACGTTTATCGGGTACGGGAAAACCTTGAGAACCTGCCATGCCCATGCGTTTACAGGAAAGGTTTAAAATCAACTTGCCGGTAATCATTGGTATCATCTAGAAGTTGCTCAGACAAGCAACTGAGAATGAAGCACCAACATCTAGATGTCGGAGCCGTCGGTCAACTCACTCACCTGCTTGCTGTAGACGACGGTGAAGAGGTGCCAGAGACCGAAGAGGGCCCCCAGCCGTAGCATCGTCTTGGCGTGCCCTCCTCCGGCCCTGGCCtctcctcctccagcagcgTCCATGTTCTTGGCCGCCTTCGTCGCGTCGTCGTCTTTGTGCCATAGGCCCAACGAGGACATTTCTGTTTTCTGGGAGGAGAAACCGAAGCGCTTCCTCGGCAATGACGCTGACGACCGTGGGGACAACGAGATGGGTACAATTTGTCGGATGATCTTTTCGCTGTGAAATTTGTTGTCCGGACTCCTGTCCTGAGTGAATGAATACACAGTGCCCAGGCCACAAGAATTGAAGCAACAGAGCCAAGGATCCCAGTAGTGTAGTGTAGTATGCCGTCCATGCCGAAACCATCACGATGTACCACGGAAGAATAATTCCGAAGATCATGTCTCcacacatttttttttgctgtcCATCTTCCTAGTTTAGAACAGGACTAGCAGATTGAAAACAGCACCACGGAATGACATGCCGAAAGGATCACGACCAGGGTTTACTTTTTCGGCGAAATTtagccgaaatttcggtaaaaaATTCGTTTCCGCTAGTAACCGGGAagtgaaatttcggtatttttcgttttgaatttgtaaaattcaaaaaaatttgtaaaaaaatggggaaaaatataataaaaaactaggtgtttttctGAGCTTATTGATGTCATGCATGATAAAAAACATAGAGATTTAGtcaatcaaataaatttttttccgCAGGTAGTAGAGCAGCTCGGTGCGGCGTCGTgacaactcgaaaaactttgaacacgaaagttgttcatcaTTTACAACTCTACAacattggttttgggcaaaagtttatTTAAGCCACGGTTTACAATTTATAACCAATtcacatgaattgataaccaattcaaatcatgCTTGTCCTAgatttaaaataactttcaatTAGATCAACCAATATCCCTGAAATTTTATAGACATATCCGCAATaacaagacttttaattggtagtttttgaaataattaaataactttcaaaccattgctcaaataaaaaaatttctgaaacaaaagttgtagatctcgaaaaactgaacaaagttggtattcaaaattttttcatttgaccttggGAACAGTAGGAAAATCACAACTgacatcattttccggtcgaaaatcaccgaatttcagtcgaaatcaccgaaatttcggtcggaattccgtttttgaatttgaattatctttccgttcggaattatCGAAATTTCGGctgaaatttcgtttccggcaaTTGGCGGGATTCAGTAAAAAAACGAAAAGATAAACCCTGATCACGACACACCACGAAAGAATTACTCCCGAGGATTACATCTCCACCACCACTATTATTTTTGTCTGTCTTCCTCGAAGTTCAGTTTCAGAAGCGTACAAACAGCACAAGAAAAATGGCACCACACCAAAATTATTAATACACCAACAAACCATAAATCCGTTCAAAAACACTAGTAATTAAATCACGAACAATCACTTCAAGTCGTAGCAAACCAGAGGGACTTCTTGCAATATCGCTCTAAACTACAGCACTCGCTAGTCACTCAGACGGCAGGTCTTCCACAGTTCTAATGGATGGATCTGATAATATATGTCATTAAGCAGCCTTGGCCTTGGGCTTAAGCCTCTTCAGTTGTGAGTACAGGAAAACTCCTGCGAGGGCAACCCCGGTACCTGGACAAATCAAATTTTCCCAATTCAATTCGTGAGGGAGAGCGGAATAACATGATTGACTTAATTAGAGTGGTGAAAGAAAAAGATGCGGACCTAGAGAGTTGACGGGAGAAACAGGAGTCCTGAAGAACAGAACGGAAGTCACAATGACCACCACACGCTTGACGCAGTTGCCCACTGAATGGGTGACTGGGGACACCCTTGCAAGGATCATGTATGACACCTTCAACAAATTAAGCATAACAAGATCAGTAAGTAAATTCGAAATTGTGAACGCTCAACACTGAATATCAAATAATCTGACTCAGCACCAAACATGTAACTAAAGGGGAAAACAGATCCAATAATTCCAACAAGATGGGTCATCAGATAACTGAATACATGGCTGACCTGTTGGTACGCATGGAAGCAGCATGCAGCAATCAGCGACCTCGTGTAGATCTGTTTTAAGTTCAAGCCCTGCACAAGATTTTAATTTTTCAGTAATATAAAATTGTCCTCAACACAGTCCGCAAGATGTCATAAATAAATGGAGTACTCACAGCAGACTGCAAGACTGCAGGACTGACTTTGACACCCTCTGTTAGTAAGGTTACTGGGGCCAAGAGGAAGAATGACATGACTGTAATGATTGAGAAAAGATTAATATTGTCCAGAGATTCCTGAAGTGAGGAAAAGAAAGAGTTAGGTATACTCTCGAAGGGAAAGACATAAATACCCATAACTAAAACTAACAATCAATTATTCATGACAAAATTGCTAAACAATTCAAGAAAACTGCAAAGTGATAGTTCAGAGACCTCTTTCTTCACCATAAGCTTCTTGCTTAGCACATTCCTTGACTGGAATGTTACATTTGAAGCCATTGCACTCCAAAAGCCAGCCCTGGACATAGAAATTCGAGGTTACACGTGACAATGCAATGACATAACAAGGAATCCATTGCTTCTGCCTTCCTGATTGTGTGTAAGAGCATGCACACACACCATACACTATGCAGAACAGAGAAAACCTAACAACAATTGTAGAAACAATGACACTAGAACATTGATCAACTAAAGTTTGAGGTACATCAGACGATTGAAGCAATAAAGCAAAAGACAGGAAAATTAGTATGCAATTTGCACAAGAACCATCCAAACACCTGCTTGTATTCTAAAAAGGCACCTGTATTGCTTACCAGTTAAAGGAAGCCTCAGTAAGAGATGCCAAAGCCACACCACCAACGATGGGAACAAGAGACAATACAACCCAAGGAGTAGGCAACTGCAAAATCGTTCATTTGCCGGAGTAAAAACAGGAAAAGTTTAATCATATTGCCAGAAGTTACTATCAGACTACAGAGCTGAACAGATGAAATTACCTCGCCAAGGAAGATTGCTGAAAGGAGGACTGAGAAGAAAGGCTCCATGGCCTTGATAGTATGTGTAAATGAAACTGCAACCTTTCCAAGGCTCATGTTTGTGAAAAGATTGCCCATGGTGTGGACAATAGCCAGAGGAAGGATAGCGAGAAGCTGAGAAACAAGAACAAAACTGATGTCATTTTGATGCACTATGTGTGTACTGAATGTTTGGCCAGAGAAACTTAATATTCACCTGGGCACCAGAAATCTTTGGTCTTTTAAGGATACCGGTGATCCACATGAACAAAGCAATGGCAGTTCCAACAGCAAACTGCACAGTTGTGATGTTTATAGGGTATGGCAAAACCTTCAGAACCTGCCAAGCATAGAAACAGTTTTAAAAACCTGTACTATTTGCTAGCAACTGATGTTCACCATCTAAATGTTTCTCACATAACTCAAAGGCGGGGCGGTGTACACCAACAAATTGAACTACTGTGATTTACCAAAACATCACTTAAATTTCTCTTTAGTTACAAAGAAATGATTGTTATCAGTAAATAAAGCCTTGACAGCGTCACCAGAAAACATCCGAGTGAATGTTGAAACAATGGACAACATATCAACAAGGAGTCAAGGATCTTGTGAACATAACCACTTACCACAGTAGAGATGCTATTCTGATCTACTAATCACATATATACAAAAATGAAGACCTATGTGCGTATGAATAAAAATGGAAAGACATTACATGGGTGCAGTCTGCAAATTCATCAACAAAAGCTTGCTATGTAAAAGCttttcatatatatacacatatatgaAAGAGGCTTAATTGCATCATTATTGACTATGGACTATGGTTAAAACAAAAGTGTCGATACTTCCTAGGTTTGCTGTTCTTTACAAAATTGAGCAAAACCTTGTCCAGAATGTGTAGTATGGGGACTTGGGGAGCATATataaaatgaagaagaaaaaagaagcaaAGCAAGATTTTCTTCTTGAGCCGTTTTTGGAGCCTGTACCAGTAGAATATCATGATGACTTTGAGCAAATTCTTGCATCTACACAGAAAGTGGGTTGGCCTACATTTGTCAACTCAATTGTCGTTTTTACAAATTTTCTGGTGACTATGTAGCAAAAGGGAAATCCACTACAATTGATCTATAAATTTCTCAAGACAATAAGCTCAGGCCAGTTAGCATTTCACCGAACCTAGTGAAATGTCCATGTGGAAGATTCAGCAACACCGGTATGAAAGAAATATGGAATAATAAATTAACAAACCAATACATGCCTCCTCTCAGCATACTGCATAGCTCAAGCATGAACGGAAAATTGCAAAAGCTATGTCCACGCCATCATCGGAATTACACAAATGCAAACTAAGAGAAGGATCTGTCCTTGGTACTTACGATTACTGATAATCCGATATGCGCGATTCACTGATCTGCGCAAGAGAATCACTTGTGCGCGGACATTAGAGGGAAGACCAGCAGTCCACCCCCTCGCACGGCATAATGCAACACAAGAAAACAGGGGAAGGGGACATGGCGACGGCAATGACAGTTTGTCGTCAG
This portion of the Panicum virgatum strain AP13 chromosome 2N, P.virgatum_v5, whole genome shotgun sequence genome encodes:
- the LOC120658805 gene encoding sugar transport protein MST6-like isoform X1 gives rise to the protein MAGGAAVAAAGRRQDYPGGLTPFVLMACLVAATGGLIFGYDIGISGGVTSMDPFLVRFFPSVYRKQAEAADGGNQYCKFDSQLLTLFTSSLYVAALVASLCAASVTRAAGRKWSMFYGGLTFLAGCVLNGAAMNVAMLILGRVLLGIGVGFANQSVPVYLSEMAPARMRGMLNNGFQLMITLGILLANLINYGADRIAGGWGWRLSLALAAVPAAIITLGSLFLPDTPNSLLERGRPEEARRMLRRVRGTDDVSAEFDDLVAAGEASRAVSRPWRDILRRKHRPQLVMAVAIPLFQQLTGINVIMFYAPVLFKTLGFGGSASLMSAVITGLVNLASTLVSVFTVDRVGRRALLLEGGAQMLAGQLAVGALIGAKFGWSGVATIPPGYAAAVVVVMCAYVAGFAWSWGPLGWLVPSEVMPLEVRPAGQSITVAVNMLMTFAVAQAFLPMLCRLKFVLFFFFAACVVVMTLFVAFFLPETKSVPIEDMAGVWKSHWYWKRFVNDGEDADGRGDVEMGILA
- the LOC120658805 gene encoding sugar transport protein MST6-like isoform X2 yields the protein MAGGAAVAAAGRRQDYPGGLTPFVLMACLVAATGGLIFGYDIGISGGVTSMDPFLVRFFPSVYRKQAEAADGGNQYCKFDSQLLTLFTSSLYVAALVASLCAASVTRRVLLGIGVGFANQSVPVYLSEMAPARMRGMLNNGFQLMITLGILLANLINYGADRIAGGWGWRLSLALAAVPAAIITLGSLFLPDTPNSLLERGRPEEARRMLRRVRGTDDVSAEFDDLVAAGEASRAVSRPWRDILRRKHRPQLVMAVAIPLFQQLTGINVIMFYAPVLFKTLGFGGSASLMSAVITGLVNLASTLVSVFTVDRVGRRALLLEGGAQMLAGQLAVGALIGAKFGWSGVATIPPGYAAAVVVVMCAYVAGFAWSWGPLGWLVPSEVMPLEVRPAGQSITVAVNMLMTFAVAQAFLPMLCRLKFVLFFFFAACVVVMTLFVAFFLPETKSVPIEDMAGVWKSHWYWKRFVNDGEDADGRGDVEMGILA
- the LOC120658806 gene encoding phosphoenolpyruvate/phosphate translocator 1, chloroplastic-like, producing MSSLGLWHKDDDATKAAKNMDAAGGGEARAGGGHAKTMLRLGALFGLWHLFTVVYSKQVLKVFPYPINVTAVQFAVGTLVALLMWNTGILKRPMVSGAQLSAILPLAIVHTMANVFTNMSPGKVAVSFTHVDKAHRELKPATYPVLVPIFLGQLLIPLVVLCLVSIAVFQSRNVMRGSLGAINFFSVVTVMSFFLLTPVTFLTEGVQVTPALLQSLLRTI
- the LOC120660274 gene encoding phosphoenolpyruvate/phosphate translocator 1, chloroplastic-like — protein: MQSSAAIGLVRPCAARPLAACPSYRRGGAGAGAGLRPVLPARGLRLSARAGLVPASPLEEEEKRRCRDVAASASAAAAAQGAGEEAGGGLVKTLQLGALFGLWYLFNIYFNIYNKQVLKVLPYPINITTVQFAVGTAIALFMWITGILKRPKISGAQLLAILPLAIVHTMGNLFTNMSLGKVAVSFTHTIKAMEPFFSVLLSAIFLGELPTPWVVLSLVPIVGGVALASLTEASFNWAGFWSAMASNVTFQSRNVLSKKLMVKKEESLDNINLFSIITVMSFFLLAPVTLLTEGVKVSPAVLQSAGLNLKQIYTRSLIAACCFHAYQQVSYMILARVSPVTHSVGNCVKRVVVIVTSVLFFRTPVSPVNSLGTGVALAGVFLYSQLKRLKPKAKAA